In the genome of Patescibacteria group bacterium, the window ATCTTTAAGAAAAAACAATACTATAAAAAACAAAAAAATTACAAAATACTGATTTTTAAGCAAGTCTTTAACGCTCTTCATTTTTCAAGTTTTTGAATAAAAAAACAGCCTTTAATTATTAGGTTGTTTTTTAATATTCTAATTTTATTCCTAATTTGTCTGCAATTTGTTTTATCCATTTTTCATGACGATTCACTTTATATGATAAAATAAGCATTTCTTAAAAATAAGCATCAGCTCTTTTCGCATAAGCATCAACAGAAATTTGAAGCTCTGAAAAACTGTTTAACATTTCTTCTTTAAAAGACAAAAAATCTTCTTTGGTGGCAAAGACTTCTTTATTAGCTTCAATTATTCTCTGTATATCTTTATCAGTAAGCATATTAATTTTCCTCTACTCATTTTTATTATAACTTGTAAAGTAATCGTGTCAAACTTTTTACTTTTCAATTCCAAATTCCATTGATTTTTTAATTTGAATCATTTCTAAAGGATCAACATCTTTTAAAGAATTGCCTTTAAACTCTTGAATCACTTTAATTCCTTCAATGTCAATATCAACACGGCTCCTTGAAGCTAATATTAAATTGGGTTCTCTTATTTCACCCTCAGCAGGGCCTTTAGTTATAAAGCATTTTCTTGCATCCATAATAATTAAGTCAGGATGAATTAATTTGTTTAACTCAGCTATTTTTTCCTGAAGATTTTTCAAATGAAGCCTGACGCGCTCAATTGGCTTCATAAAACCAATAGATAATTTTAAAGCTCCGGTAAATTGAGCATATGAATGAGTTTTTAAATTAGGTAAAAGTATCAACTTGTCAGCTCTTTCTAAAAATTCAGTTACTGAAACTGTCTTTAGAAATTTACCATTGGGAACTTGTTTTTTAATCCATTTCCTTTCATCAAAATTATATATTCTTGGAGGTATTTCTATTTTCTCCAAATCAAAAACACCAAGCTTTTCCATTACTTTACGAGTATTGAGGCGTAGTCAAAGGTTGGTATAGGTAGCTTCATTAGTTCCTCTTTTCTCTTTGTTGAGAGCTTGGAAATTGAAATATAACCAGTTATCATTATCCTTCCTGTATCAGAATTGTAAGTGATTGTTTTTACAATACTCTTAAGCAGTTTTTTAATCTGTTCAGGCTTTAATATATTCAACTGAACTTTGGTCAGACTGGCAAACTCTTTTAAGCTGTTGATTATATCCTGCTTACTGGTTGCTTGAGATAACCTTACTTCAATCCCTTTTAAATCTTTCTTGATTTCCCTTTCAATCAAAGTATAGTTCTCTATCTTTGCCTCAAATTCTTCTATGCTTATAAAATCTTTATCCCAAAGTCGCCATACCTCACTCTTCTTTTTCTTTGTAATGGCTTGGTGCTTTAATAGGTCTTGTTTTAAATCACCTAACGATTGCTTTTCTTTGTCCCCTTCTTTTAACCGAAATATGTATTTGATAAGGATTTTAGGATTCTGTAATGCCTCTTTGATTTTGCCCCAGATATAATCTTCAATAAACTCCTTCTTTATCATTCTAGAATTACATTTAAAAACCTCTGGAAAACTCTTGGGCTTTGAACTGCATACATAATAGGAATACTTATTATGATGGCAGATACCAACCATTCTTGAGCCACACTTTTCACACCTCATTAAGCCACTCAAAAGATAAGTGTTCTTTGTTTTACCATAGAGCTTAAAATTCTTTTTTCTCAACTCCTGAACTTTATCAAATGTTTCTCTGTCAATTATGGCAGGGACTTTAACCATCAACCAATCTTTTCTGTTATTATTCACTTTGCTTGATTTGACTTTTCTATTAAATTTCACTCTCTTGTTCTTTGGTTCAGAACTTTTGGTTTTATTGTAATACCAATTACCAATGTAGGTTTCACTCTTTAGAACTCTAGCAATTCCCTGTGGTCTCCAAATCTTATTATCCCCATAACGTATTTTTTTCAAGTGAAATGCTTTAGTTGTTCCAGTAATGGTTTGGTGTTCAAGATAAAGATTGAAGATAAGTTTTACAATCTTTGCTTCTTCAGGTTCTATCTTTAACTGCCAATCCCCCTTCTTGTTTTTAATGAACCTATAACCATAAGTTGCACAACTCCTGATAAGCTTCCCATTTTTTACTTTGTGCAGTTTCCCTCTGCGACTTCTTTCTATGAATTGCCTTTTTTCGTGTTCAGCTAACAAGCTCTCAATATCAGTTAAAAGTTTGTTTTCTTCTGTTAGCACTCGGTCTTTAAAGACCACTTCAATTCCTCGCTTCTCTAATTCTTTTAACACTATGAGTTGGTTAAGATGGTCTCTGCTCAACCTATCGGCAGAATGAACATAAAGAGCTTCAAACAAACCTTCTTTAGCGTCATCTCTTAACTTGTCTAGAGAGGGTCTTGCCAAAGTTCCACCACTCCAACCATTATCAATATATTCTTTAACTATTTCAAAGTCTTT includes:
- a CDS encoding DUF362 domain-containing protein codes for the protein MEKLGVFDLEKIEIPPRIYNFDERKWIKKQVPNGKFLKTVSVTEFLERADKLILLPNLKTHSYAQFTGALKLSIGFMKPIERVRLHLKNLQEKIAELNKLIHPDLIIMDARKCFITKGPAEGEIREPNLILASRSRVDIDIEGIKVIQEFKGNSLKDVDPLEMIQIKKSMEFGIEK
- a CDS encoding recombinase family protein; the protein is MKKVAIYVRVSTQRQKDERTIESQLAVLKEICKDFEIVKEYIDNGWSGGTLARPSLDKLRDDAKEGLFEALYVHSADRLSRDHLNQLIVLKELEKRGIEVVFKDRVLTEENKLLTDIESLLAEHEKRQFIERSRRGKLHKVKNGKLIRSCATYGYRFIKNKKGDWQLKIEPEEAKIVKLIFNLYLEHQTITGTTKAFHLKKIRYGDNKIWRPQGIARVLKSETYIGNWYYNKTKSSEPKNKRVKFNRKVKSSKVNNNRKDWLMVKVPAIIDRETFDKVQELRKKNFKLYGKTKNTYLLSGLMRCEKCGSRMVGICHHNKYSYYVCSSKPKSFPEVFKCNSRMIKKEFIEDYIWGKIKEALQNPKILIKYIFRLKEGDKEKQSLGDLKQDLLKHQAITKKKKSEVWRLWDKDFISIEEFEAKIENYTLIEREIKKDLKGIEVRLSQATSKQDIINSLKEFASLTKVQLNILKPEQIKKLLKSIVKTITYNSDTGRIMITGYISISKLSTKRKEELMKLPIPTFDYASILVK